In one window of Mauremys reevesii isolate NIE-2019 linkage group 22, ASM1616193v1, whole genome shotgun sequence DNA:
- the LOC120388833 gene encoding maestro heat-like repeat-containing protein family member 2B yields the protein MARVVSEYFPPEQATAFIEATVESMLSASPTCATAAGLWMKVILKECGDAMLDKVPAIVDIIYSHMATIQEGSLRQFMLEAVSILAHHHLEAVISSLLSNHLPMDSDTSELWRSLGGDPFSAVCGTNMQF from the exons atggccagg gttgttagtgagtactttcccccagaacaggccacagcctttattgaggccacagtggaaagtatgctgtctgccagccccacctgtgccacagcagCTGGACTGTGGATGAAGGTTATACTGAAGGAGTGTGGAGATGCCATGCTTGATAAA gtgCCAGCTATTGTGGATATAATATATAGCCATATGGCTACTATCCAGGAGGGCAGCTTGAGGCAATTCAtgctggaggcagtgtctattttagctcaccatcacctagaggcagtgatctccagcctactcagcaaccatctgccaatggacag tgacaccagtgagctgtggagatctctagggggagacccctt ctctgctgtctgtggaacaAATATGCAGTTTTAG